From one Catharus ustulatus isolate bCatUst1 chromosome 1, bCatUst1.pri.v2, whole genome shotgun sequence genomic stretch:
- the LOC117003891 gene encoding leucine-rich repeat-containing protein 14-like yields MDSLLFLCARRVVDHRPLPALPADLYHVLFQAAFLDGRTLVLRDLVATWPFPLLHLQRLVGHRQVLRDHPCNLCVQAVIQAVVAQLRQELEKPECNFSLRMLDMTGLSDSVAGRTTTGLSVWSSTKALAKACVKASKQQREFQRRRSKRHKGRSGAATAAATSALQPPGVDVHTDLFVDRRTYKILRDALQAGAASPLRLKCREFKAVDISASEIVTLLESLDPSCLRRVELCFNNLGLSGLSVILPHLSRFPELRSLKVRYSNVDVRHLMPKSAMRIRSVARQLGMLPSLRELNLGSSQLSGNLRQILCDLQAPLESLELAFCSLVPADLAFLTQSIHAPALKKLDLSGHDFSQGLLEPLRLLLEETSASLLHLDLMDCYMDDSNLEVLLPTLLRCSRLRFLGLYGNSLSTAALKDLLQKTLELVDLHVVVYPVPEDCYKPDQQESGWDFVVDKELLTAATAEISQILENSGRTDLVWTYNPCVHGALDYFSL; encoded by the exons ATGGattccctccttttcctctgcgCCCGCCGCGTCGTCGATCACCGCCCTCTTCCCGCCCTTCCTGCCGATCTGTATCACGTCCTTTTCCAAGCGGCGTTCCTGGATGGAAGAACCCTGGTCCTGCGGGATTTGGTGGCCACTTGGCCTTTCCCACTGCTCCACTTGCAGCGGCTCGTGGGGCACCGGCAGGTGCTCCGGGATCATCCCTGCAACCTCTGTGTCCAGGCCGTCATCCAGGCCGTGGTGGCGCAGCTCcggcaggagctggaaaagcccGAGTGCAATTTCAG CCTGCGCATGCTGGACATGACCGGACTCTCGGATTCCGTGGCCGGCCGCACTACCACCGGGTTGAGCGTCTGGTCCAGCACCAAGGCTTTGGCAAAGGCTTGTGTCAAGGCGTCCAAGCAGCAGCGGGAATTCCAGAGGCGCAGATCCAAACGGCACAAAGGCCGCTCCGGAGCCGCCACAGCCGCAGCCAcgtcagctctgcagcccccaggcGTGGACGTCCACACCGACCTGTTTGTCGACAGGCGTACCTACAAGATCCTGCGCGatgctctccaggctggagctgccagcccgCTGCGCCTCAAGTGCCGTGAATTCAAAGCCGTGGACATTTCGGCTTCCGAGATTGTGACTTTGTTGGAATCTCTGGATCCATCCTGTCTGCGAAGGGTGGAACTGTGCTTCAACAATTTGGGATTGAGCGGGCTCTCGGTGATCCTGCCCCACCTCTCGCGCTTCCCGGAGCTGCGCAGCCTCAAGGTCCGGTACAGCAACGTGGACGTGCGGCACCTGATGCCAAAATCGGCCATGAGAATCCGGTCTGTGGCCAgacagctgggaatgctgcccaGCCTCCGGGAGCTCAACCTGGGATCCTCCCAGCTCTCCGGGAATCTGCGCCAGATCCTCTG CGACCTCCAGGCTCCGTTGGAAAGTTTGGAATTGGCCTTCTGCTCCCTCGTTCCCGCCGACCTCGCCTTCCTCACCCAAAGCATCCATGCGCCAGCCCTCAAAAAGTTGGATCTGAGTGGCCACGACTTCTCCCAAGGCCTCCTGGAGCCGCTCCggctgctcctggaggaaaCCTCAGCCTCGCTGCTGCACCTGGATCTCATGGATTGCTACATGGATGACTCCAacctggaggtgctgctccCGACGCTCCTGCGCTGCTCCCGCCTGCGCTTCCTGGGACTCTACGGCAATTCCCTATCCACAGCTGCACTCAAGGATCTGCTCCAGAAAACCTTGGAGCTGGTGGATCTCCACGTGGTCGTGTATCCCGTCCCCGAGGATTGCTACAAACCGGACCAGCAGGAATCCGGTTGGGATTTTGTAGTGGATAAGGAGCTTTTGACGGCAGCCACAGCGGAGATTTCCCAAATCTTGGAGAATTCTGGGAGAACCGACCTCGTCTGGACTTATAATCCCTGCGTTCATGGAGCCCTGGACTACTTTTCCTTGTGA